gacacggccaagggtcgtcgacattagaggtcaccaaatgggctgacgacataagggtcgacggtcgacgacatgagaggtcgccaaatgggccgccatataggccaagagggtcgggtcgttacaataaaaaggcgccttttattgtaacgacccgaccctttggcttCTTGagcgacccttgtggcggcccaactggcggcccttatgtcgtcgaccgacgaccctttggccgtgccgttactcactaggactttccacccctggcagtggatttttgcctcccccgggattcgaactctagacctccaggcttaagtactagagtttatgaatcctggtaaccaagtgagatgatctcacttggttaccaggattcataaactctaatacttaagcctggaggtttagagttcgaatcctgggggaggcaaaaatccactgccaggggtggaaagtcctagtaagggtcgtcggtcgacgacattagaggttgcCAAATGGGCTGATGACATAaaggccgacggtcgacgacatgagaggtcgccaaatgggccgccaaatgggccaagagggtcgggtcgttacaataaaaagacacctttttattgtaacgacccgatcgtcgaccgtcggtccttatgtcgtcggcccatttggcgaccgacgacccttagtcgtgccgttactcactaggactttccacccctagtcagtggatttttgcctcccctaggattcgaactctaaaccttcaggcttaagtattagagtttatgaatcctggtaaccaagattcataaactctaatacttaagcctggaggtttagaattcgaatcctgggggaggcaaaaatccactgaccaggggtggaaagacctagtgagtaacggcacggccaagggtcatcggtcgacgacattagaggtcgccaaatgggctgacgacataagggccgacggtcgacgacatgagacgccgccaaatgggccaatagggccgggtcgttacagacttggcaaggaagacccgacaactaggatgaggccaaagaaagctcctgaaggtaaggcgtgaaggatggagagatatccgagggacgtaaggctgatggaagagactagaaggctagttcaaggttgctcgggtgtggccaaatgctaggcatggagacccaacaggtcatggttgaccggaagttgggtttaggactttggacttgagtttgagtcaagtccaggctagtcgatcgattgggcagcagaagttCTCACGCGGATGCGAGCGCACAGAAAggttttgaatcgatcgggtgatcgattcaggaagtcccaatcgatcggtcgatcaattgggaagtgaccgttgcgcaggatgcaggtgatggacggttgAGATGGAGCGGtgttgacgtggcaatcgattgggaataaattcgatcgattgggagcattgttTAAAGcttgggcggagcgttttcttcgccagaaCGTTGCGTTCTTTCCTGCGATTCCTCTTCGATTTTCATAGCGATTTCTCCAGATCTTCATAGCCAATTCTTTAAGGCTCTTGGGTTGCatccccaaggttcaagaggctactacaagcaacaagtaagctagAGGAAGAGtgtattcatttgtatttgtctttcttcttcttgtggaagTGTTGTGTTGTAGtctgagtttgtacgaggcttctctgcctccggctgcgacgaagaaggagttgttattagtGGAGATAgcatcgtgtgtggatccttggattagtcacctcatcttgaggtggataccaagtaaaccctaggtgttagcattgtagtgtgtttgtattttattttccgctgcatatcaagacgaagcaagcacAAGTGTGCGACAaaacgctattcatcccccctctagcgggcacaaaggtcccaataGTTGGGAGCTAGGCAATGGAAATCCTAACGAAGCTAGACAGTGAAGATCTAGTTAAGAACTAGCTGGGTTAGACAGtaaagacctagttgggaactaagcaactgaagtcctagtgaggctagacagtgaagacctagttgggaactaggcagtGGAAGTCATAGCAGAGCTaggcaaggagaaaagtccaagtgggtcaaaggttgacctgACACTTCATGATCAAATGTCCAACAGGAGTTGGCacgagatggaaagtccaagtgggtcaaaagttgaccagacacttggtatgtAAGTCCCaatagatcaaggttgactgagGTTTGGGCAAAAAAATCATAAAACTCGGATTAAAAGGAGTTAGGGTTGAGTAATCGATTAAACTAAAGTAATCGATTAGAGTAATCGATTGAGCAGTGTGTCTCGTGAATAGAAGATGTTTGAATCAATTAGACCAATTGCCTAATTGATTGGGAACTGTTCTAATCGATTAGGTTGATCGCCTAATCAATTAGGAGTTGTTTTCGTGAAGCACAGAAAGGGatgaatcgattagggtaatcaattgGGAGCTTTGTCGCAACAACATAGAAGGTGTTGGAATTGATTGGGCAATAGATTAAGAATAAATCAATCGATTAGAGTAATCGATTGAGGGTCTTTTCAGAACAGCATAGAGCCTTTGAATCGATTAGGGAAATCAATTAGAGACTTCCTAATCAATTGATATGGATCACCAATTGATTAGGCATTCAAAAAAGAGTCGTTCTATAGTTTTTTGAATGGTTGtttgacatgacaatcgattatGGAtatgcctaatcgattaggaggcaTCGAAGTAACAATAGAAAAGGGGTTTCACAAAGATTTTAAGGAACACTCCTTTACGCCAATTACTTCTTTGTTCTTGTTGCATTCTTGTTTCGagcttgtatgaggcttctcggACTTTGGAAAGTTTTCAAGAATGAGATATTCATAGTGGAGCTGTGAGTCTGAGgagtggattcttggattagtcacctcaaggagataGATATCAAATAAAATCAAGGTGTTAGAATTGCTTTAAGTTTTCAACTACCAATCAAATTTAAAGAAGCGGAagaagttattcaccccctcaAACTCTCTACATGTCTAAACACAGTCGAATAGATAAGTCAATTTTGAAACTTCTATACACTGCTACAATTTCATCAGTCAGTTGCTACTGTAGCAAAACATGGTTCATGGTACTACACCATTACTATAGCAACACTATAGCACTACTATagcaactatatatatattttttttaggttGTGGGAGTTTTTGTCTATTAATCAATTGATGCACCATATTAATTGACTAATACTCCTATTTTAGTTTTACTAAAGCTGAATTCTTGTCTTGTCCTATATCTAATTGACCTCAATATACTAGGACTTCTTTTACTGACATCCGGTCAACTTTAACATGCTAAGACTTCCTGTTGCCTAGCATCCTGCCAATCTTAACCTGTCAGGACTTCCTTGTTGCATAGCATCCAATCAACTTTGACCTGTCAGTACTTTTTCATTGCCTAGCATCTAATCAACCTTGATTTACTGGGACTTCATCATTGTCTGACATCTTGTTAACCTTGACTTATTGGGACTTCACACCTCATGTCATCTCCCTATTAAATTTCTGACTTGTAAGTGTCTGGTTAGTCGCgactcacttgaacttttctcttgtCAATTAATTAtttgttggacttctgatcactaaGTATTGGGTCAACTGtgactcacttgaacttttcGTCTCGTGCTAACTCCATAATATACTTCTGACCGCCAAGTGTCTGGTTGACCGTGCCCCACTTTGACTTTTCATatcttgtcaagtatccggtcaattttgaCCTACTTAATTTTTTGCTCACCCAATTTAACATATTGATCGACTGTCAAGTATTTAGTCAATCTTAACCTATTTGACATGCATTTCACTCAACCAATTAacatattaatcaaatattaaaatCTCACTTAAGGTTAACTTAGATCAGAGGTCAATTGTACCAAGACACAAGATTTCTAAATCAGCTGCGACACTCAAGACTGTTGGCGCATCAATCAACTTATGAACAATAAGAATCTATTGTTAATGGTCAACTAGAATTAGTAAGAGTCATTCTGTAGGTGCAAATCCAATAGAGTAAGTGAGAGGCTTCGTGGAGGTTTTCACCGTAGGTGCTTTAGAGACAAGTGATGCTCCATTTTCACACATCTCAAGGCAATCCAAAAGCAATCAACGACGATGGAAAGTGAGATTTATTTGTGTAAATTGTTATTTACATTGTCTTTTATTTTTCATCTttattcttgttttcttgtttgtGCCGTGGGTAAAGAACAGGGTGAACTGTAAAGGATTTCTTCGTCTCCATAAGGTATCCAGCGAGAAAAAAGATATATAGTACAGTAAGTCATCGAGTAGGAACCAAAGATTTTAAACCCAACGGTTTATCTTTTATGTTTatattgttatgtatttgatttgtattttccACTACTTATAACTCTTGTAAACGAGCACAATAAATAACGATAGAAGAAAATTGAAATTGCTATTCACCTCCAATAGAGACGTCATTGGTCCcactaaaaaaatcaaaatggctCTCTATTTCAATCTTTAATAAAAATAGATCTGATTGTCTAATCAAATCAATTCACTCATTCTATTAACCTTCAAAAGATTAATGAtctatttataatattatatatatatatattgtatgagagttgagatatgattttatttatttaatctaaatttttaaaaattaatttttaaattgattttgattgaTTTTTCAACCTCCAAAATTGGGTGGAATAGGATTTCCTTCCCTCCCTCTTTGTCATTAACACTGAGCTCATGATCAAATATTCGCTACCTAGTTGGGATCTCACGATATATTGTGGCTTGGCTGGGATCTCACAAGCTCGCAGCCCTGAATTGGCCATGAGCTTGCAACCTTAGCTTGCTGTTATTGAGACATTTCCTtatttacaaataaaataaaaataaacattatAAGATTTTTCACTCTACATTGTTTTTCtcttttatatattaaaaaaaaaagagagaaagatTACAcatgatcatcatcatcattcATAACTCTCGATGGATGGCACGAACCAAATTGGCGGAGGCAGCAGTTTGCCATACGGCATACAACAAAGCTCAATCCGGATTTGCTCTACCCGTAACAATATTGCAGTTTATTCCCTCAAAAGTGTCGGTGAAGTAGATGCAATTAGCTCTGAGCCCACTAAAACCTTCAATCGATAATAAATAGGCATTGTTCATGCCTATAAAAAGAGATCGATTTTCCAAACATCTAACTTCATCCCAACAGGAACTGCCCTCACAATTATACTTCAAAATCATAAATCCTTCCGTCTCAAACTTTGTCGAATCATCTGTATAAATATTACATCTCATAATTAGGAATAGTTCGCCGGTGCTCGAGAATGCTAAATACTTATCCTGATGTACATAGCTTCTCGACAAGAAGGAGTCAGAGAGTTCAATATCACTATTGAATAGATCAATGATAACTCTTTTGACCGGATTATCTCCACTTAGGTCGAACGCAACAACCTCTGAAACACATCTTAGAATGTAAAACAATCCGTCGTGATAGATAATATCGAGCACGGGGAAGTCTAGACTTATCCACTTAGACATCCCTGCTTTAGTGTAGGCTGTTGGATATTCGTGACGAATAACCATTGCCGTGTGATTTTGGGGGGTTGGATTTGAGGAGAAAACGACTTTCTTTATGAAATAGTCACGGCAAGTTTCAAATTCAAAAAAGTAAGAATTTGAATGATCAGTATTATGGCATAGGTAACCGCCGCAATTAGGTAAAGGTTCGACACGAGGAAGGGGAAGGAAAGAAGGGAGATGAATTTGGGCAGCAGTAAGAGGATTCAAGAGGCTGGTCTTAAAAGCTAAATCAACAATGGCAACCCAACTACCATTAGATCCAGCATAACACATGCCATAGAGTGGAGGCACGGGAGAAAACTTGAATGAGGAGCAATGCTCATTATCTGACATTAGAGCAATGCTCATTATCTGACACGGGAGAAAACTTGAATGAGGAGCAATGCTCATTATCTGACACGGGAGAAAACTTGAATGAGGCTAATGTTAAAAGCTAAATCAGCAAAGGCAACTCAACTGACATTAGAGCCAGCATAACACATGCCATGGAGCGGAGGCATGGGAGAAAATTTGAAAGAAGAATAATGGTAATAAAAGATAAAATCCATCATCCCAACGAGTTCATTATTGAAGGTAAAGATAAAAAGGTACGTTAGTCATCAATTGCTCAGCGGGAAGAGGAAGCAATGACCAATCGTGAGCATCATCATCCATGTTGaagttttgtgttttctttaGACGTTGCAGTTGAGAGAGGGGCGAGGTCTGTGAAATTGGAGAAGATATAAAAGATAtataaagaaataaattattaCTTTATTTAATTTGTCAAAAGCAAATACTATTTATAGCGATTATATATTGCcaacaaaaataatttctaattaacagaaatctaattaataatttttttaacaaattacttattataataatttattctaACAACGATTTACCCTAGTAATTAGAACTTAAATTGATAGAGTTTCATTAACTAATTCCGTCAAAACATTTTAGTAATTTCTGCTGCATTTTTTGGAAaataatgttagaaaaattcataaAATCTTTAAACACTCTGGAATGTTTTTAGATTGCCCAATTGCATGCCCaatagaattttagaaaattatatattCGTTACCATACTTCTGAATTGCATTCTTCTGAATCGGTTATAATAATTTctaatattttaaagaaaaaataatccCGTAATAGTAAAGTTATTACCTTTCATATATGTCAGTACAGGTTAATTCCATTTAAGTGTCATTCAACCAGACAAACTAATTTCCGACTAAGAACAAGAACTCAGCTCTTCAAACAATATCAGAGTAATTGTAGAGTGTCAATTTGTAAGAGTATCTCTTGTTCTCATAATGCAATAGTCAATTGAGAGTTTCTGTTACACCCAACACATGATCTTAGGGAATTGATCTGAATTTCTAGAAATACAAAGTTGAAATAATTTGAGATAACCCAAGCTTTTGTATAAATTCACCCAACATGAAATAAATAAACCATTTTGACAGATGAGCATTTGAGAGTTGATCTGAATTAGAATTCAATATGTTCAAGACTTAAACAACACTTACTAATCTAACAATTTCAATATAtctgtaaataaataaataaataaacttaactaagGAAAATTAAAAAGTGAAGAAAAAAAGAAAGTCTATAGTCACCTCCCTTGTGTAGGAAGCTTCATGCGGTCTGACTTCTGCTGGTATTGATTATCATACACTTTTCATGATCTGGTGCAAGATAAACCTTTTGGTGAAATAATGGATAGAGACGAAGAGATGAGACGCTACTCATCCACATGTTAGGATCATATAGTTCATTTGATGCCTGAACTATCTCATCAATCATGAAGGCCAACCCTGTAATCCAGTAAAAACACACAGCGCTGACATTATTTTCCAATCATAGCATGCATTGATACATTGATATTGATTAAAACATTATTTTGTCAAGTGTACTTGGGAGTTTTTGTGTTCCATGAGGCATCTGAGTAGTGAGGTACATTTAGAGGTCTAACAACTTGGCAATAAAAAAAGCACATGAGGACTCAAATTACAAATTCTGAGGAGTTCTTTGTTAATGGAATGCGGACTATATTTATTGAACAATTAGAATTAAACATTCTCATGCAAAATGGTTAAGCCAATGGCACGTCTGGGCTTCTGTGCAACTCCCATCCAATGACTGTGTTTGCATATATTAGCACTTGGAGAGTATGCACAAAGGCTGTTGTTCAACAACAAAATAATGTGACAATATTGTCTGCATTAATAGTTCAAAACGAAGATCATCAGTAGATCCTTGTTAGTGCACTAGTGTCTTTACGGCACCAACACCTGGAGCTGATCTGAGTGTTACTAACTACCGTGGGCAACAGCGAAAATTCGACATTCAGTTGAACTTGGCTtcaatacaaaatttaaatacatgattagaaAAGTGTTCGTCTAGGAGTCCACGTGGTGGCATGTAAAATTTCAATGAGAAAAGCAATACCTTGATGGGTTGTTTTGCAGAATTCATAAAAATGCAGAACAAGGAAAATTGCATTTCAACAATTTGTATCAATGAAAGTAGTATCCCAGCATCATATCTAAATGAACTGATCCATTCAAATGTAAGGAGGTAATGATTTAGAATAGATGTTGCATATTTGAGGGGTTTAAATTAATTACGCAAGTGATGTGCCATATGAACCAGAAATCTCTTTTACCTTCATGGGGAATTCCATTGGCACAGTGCATTTTGACAAAATCAATAACCTCAATAGGGGAAACTCCTGCAAGCTTCAATTTTTCTACTGCCTTCATGAGAGATTCTTCCCAAATGGGAATGCCTAATTTGAATTCCACCATAGACCGCTCATAGAGTATAGTTCCCCATAGTATGTTTACCTGAGACTTTACATTGGTGGCCAGTTTGGTTGCATCACTGATTGAGAGCTCTTTGAAATTACCACCCAGTACCATCTTCTCTGAGAGGACCTTTTCCCCTCTAGGTTTAGTCAGTTTATTGGGCCACTGGTTTTCTGGATTATCCTCCCACATCTTTAACCCCTGTCCAACATTATCCTCGGCGTTTTTTAATAACTCAAAGAGTTTTGCTGAAGGCCAAACAGCAAAATCTACCTTGCTCCCAAGAGCATGATACCATGTAAGTCTTGCTAGCTCAAACTGTTGTTGACCAAGGGCGATATGTCCTTCATAGAAGTCAGATCTAATTTTCAAGGCTTCTTCATATTTATTACCTGCCTTGATATATTCAATCTGAGCCCAGTTGTAGGCATCTTTTACCTTTTCAAGAACTAATCCATTGGATGAATCTTTTGCCAAGAACAACTTCTTCCTAGCACGAGCTAGAAGAACATTTCCCCAATTAAATAAAGCAAGTGCCGCCATTTGCTGAAAATTACTTTCAGCAAGATTAAATATTTCCTGGGCTTCTTTGCTTGTAACTGTATCTTCTATTGCCCCAGAATAGAGCTCCATACCAAGTTCATGAAGATCTGGAGATGAATGAGAACTGAAACCCAGATGCTTCTTAAAAAGGTGGGCATATTGCACAACCCATTCATCAATGTATGTCGTTGAAATCTTTTCCTTGTCATTCCCCATGCTCAATAATTCTTCACTGTGATTACCTATTCTTTCCTGCCCTCTCAAAGAAGTTTCCGTATCCTCAAGGGATGGTTCATGCTCAGGAGTAACTTCACTAAGATATAATCTGACAGAACCTTGTGGATCTGCAGACTCTTCCGCCCACCCTAGTTCCTTAGCTGCGGTGATGGTCACCAAATCCCCCTCTTTGTCTCTATATTTGATAAGGAAGGTTTTCAAGCTTGGAAATTTCTTGTGAACAATTTCCCTCAAATATGATATGCTGCAATTAGCTGGTATTTGGGCCCATCTGATATCCTCTGCAAGGACTAACTTCACTACTTTTATAGGTTCTTCCTTAACTTCAATGTGCTTCTCCTCTGTGAGAACCACATTCTCCTCGACTTTGtggttccttttcttcttctttttcttcttcttcttggtgctCTCTTTCACTACTCCAATATCTGGGATTTTTAAAACAGCACTGTCATCCACCATGACATTGTTCTTCTCCATCGCTTTACTTACCCTCTCAGATATCTCTAAGGCTGTTAAATTGTAAGGCTCTGATTCCAAAACAAGAGTGACATCTTTACAAGCCAAATCAAATCTATTCAAGGCTTCATAACATCTAGCCCTTTTCAATAGAGCTTTAGTGTATTTGGGTGATGCCTTAAGAGCTAGATTACATTCATCTATTGCTCGGTCGTAGTCAGGGCCCATCTGCATGTAACAAGCAGCAATGTTGCTGTGCAGGCATGCAGTATCGACGTGATTCTTAGGAAGAAGCCTTACAGCATTTTCATATTTGAGCAGAGATCCTTTGTAGTCCCTTTTCTGGAACAATTTGTTCCCATCCTCTATCATATTGCGTGCCATTCCCAAATAGTTTGCTGCATCCTCCTCTAATACTCCCAGATTATGCTCGTTGGATTTGCTATTTCTTGAGTTTGCATCATCGACACCGTTAAACTGAGCTCCAGAATTCTTCTTTTTGCCAGTAGACTTACCCATTCGCGGTTATtaactttatttcttttcttcacttccttttctcttcaaaAGGGGGAGGAACAGAATCTTTTCTTGGCTTACTACTAAAACAAAATGCTAGCTTGTTTCAAGATTCAAACTTGCTCTTTACTACgttcaaataattaaacaaaGAGTGAGAATTGACGAAGACAATGAGTTCGTGAAACCCTAATCCTGCGTCAAAGGACTAGCCTCTCCTAACTTACTAGCTCCATTGACACAACCTCCGCAGATCTGAAGGTAATATAGCATCCTAAATTAGCAGATGCGTCATTTCCGACCGTCTAAAAACAATCAAAAATCTAGCTTCCGCCAAAAGAACAAACCACTCGCGCAAAGGATCAAAGCAGCGAGAAAACTTATCTGCTCGACGTCTCTGCCGTGCCTTGCTCCTCGAAAAAGATTGAATCTTTTCTTTGGCGTGATCGTCACCTCCAAAATCGATGCCAACGAGAAATCTACAGAGGAAGCTTCTCGGCGAGGATTTTGCCAACCGCTGCTCTTCGATTCCTCCGCCAGCTTGTGACGACGAAGAATAGCCGAACGAAAGTCATGAACGACCACTacttttagtaaaaaaaattcatttggcaCTCCTTGAAAAATTTGccacttttatttttaaaaatctttaaattatcaaaataCTATCATAAGagtctaaaaattataaaaatattttaataattataaaatcataatggtatttttaaaaaataatcaatttgTAAGATATACAATTGCTAGTATCTCCTATTTCCATTTTGCTTTATTGCTATGAAATTTTTTAATCTAAATttatgttaaaaataattttttagatattttttaaaatccaaATATCCAATTATTTGAATCAAGACAAAGCCACCTATTAGTCCTCTAGAAAATCTAGTGACTAGTACATGAGGTATTACCATCTCTCATGCGTAAGTCACTATTCTAAAAGTACCTATTACTTTAAGACATATTGATGGGGCCATTAAAATAAGTATAATCATCTTTTGCCAACTAGACTTTAGCATGAAGGTAATCTAGAGACTTTAGCCCAAAGGTAATTcaggggaaaaaaaataaataaataatgtgtGAGAAGAAGGTAATCCAGAGGCTTTCAATCTATCTAGGGCTATAAAATTTCTAGCTTCatcattattttaaaataattaattttgaaagtgacAGCTTTCGTCCAATAAATTGTTGCCATTCTTTTAACATCATATTAAATTGATTGTCTAAACTTATAGTGAATTTTGACtttaatataattatattttacaatTCACTTTCTCTAAATgccttttaaaattttcaaatcattaaaatattatatcataattctattaaataaatttagaatGTCAATGACTAGAAGTTTGAGGGACGActttaaaattctaaatatatttattaaaatattagatACCTTTAAAACTTTAGAATCATCAAAATACTTATAAAATTTAATCTCTCCATGACTCCATATACAGATTAATTTGTTTACTCTCttatcgaatcacaaatttaataaataaataaaatcattaaaTTAGAGTAGATCCAATTGTATCAACCTACTCAATTCTcatacatcaaaaaaaaataaaagattagcTCAAGTcgataaagagaaaaaaaaaataatactaaaaGTTAACTAAACAAAATTTGTTTAACTTGATTTGAGAAAAAGTAAAAGCCATCGATTTATTCGAATAAGAAACTATTTGGATGGTTAATTGAAgtattttctacttttaattttcaaattgtGTTTCATATCCATTCCATCGATCGGGTCAAGATCCTCGATGCCAATGGTCATCGATGAGCCATTCCAATTTGTGTTGCTATGGAAGGGAGTGTTCTTGATCTTTGCCACCAAGGTGTCGTCTTTGCTAACAACATGAATCTCCCCTGTTAAATGAAGATAGAAAGGTAGCAAATAAATAGATCGAT
This genomic stretch from Zingiber officinale cultivar Zhangliang chromosome 7A, Zo_v1.1, whole genome shotgun sequence harbors:
- the LOC122002201 gene encoding protein PHOX1-like, coding for MGKSTGKKKNSGAQFNGVDDANSRNSKSNEHNLGVLEEDAANYLGMARNMIEDGNKLFQKRDYKGSLLKYENAVRLLPKNHVDTACLHSNIAACYMQMGPDYDRAIDECNLALKASPKYTKALLKRARCYEALNRFDLACKDVTLVLESEPYNLTALEISERVSKAMEKNNVMVDDSAVLKIPDIGVVKESTKKKKKKKKKRNHKVEENVVLTEEKHIEVKEEPIKVVKLVLAEDIRWAQIPANCSISYLREIVHKKFPSLKTFLIKYRDKEGDLVTITAAKELGWAEESADPQGSVRLYLSEVTPEHEPSLEDTETSLRGQERIGNHSEELLSMGNDKEKISTTYIDEWVVQYAHLFKKHLGFSSHSSPDLHELGMELYSGAIEDTVTSKEAQEIFNLAESNFQQMAALALFNWGNVLLARARKKLFLAKDSSNGLVLEKVKDAYNWAQIEYIKAGNKYEEALKIRSDFYEGHIALGQQQFELARLTWYHALGSKVDFAVWPSAKLFELLKNAEDNVGQGLKMWEDNPENQWPNKLTKPRGEKVLSEKMVLGGNFKELSISDATKLATNVKSQVNILWGTILYERSMVEFKLGIPIWEESLMKAVEKLKLAGVSPIEVIDFVKMHCANGIPHEGLAFMIDEIVQASNELYDPNMWMSSVSSLRLYPLFHQKVYLAPDHEKCMIINTSRSQTA